A section of the Oryza sativa Japonica Group chromosome 1, ASM3414082v1 genome encodes:
- the LOC9266391 gene encoding LOW QUALITY PROTEIN: GDSL esterase/lipase At1g28600-like (The sequence of the model RefSeq protein was modified relative to this genomic sequence to represent the inferred CDS: inserted 2 bases in 1 codon): protein MVSSTSGGGAGLLSPPAVVLAVAVVLSAAAAAAQALAAPCYLRVFSFGDSLADTGNVAFLSGNDXSQLWPPYGETFFHRATGRCSDGRLIIDFIAEAMGLPFLRPYWGGQTAEDFASGANFAVGGATALGPDFFRERGVPTDDGVVHLEMEMGWFRDLLDMLCAGDMDGCKGMMNQSLFLVGEIGGNDYNYPLMSGVPIEKIRSFTPSVIAKISSTITELIGLGAKTLVVPGNLPIGCIPTYLMQFESDKKEDYEPEIGCLRWMNEFSQYHNKLLIDELENLRKLHPDVAIIYTDYYGAAMEIFLSPEQFGIEDPLVACCGGGGPYGVSASAGCGYGEYKVCDDPSKYASWDGFHPSEAAYKGIAIGLLQGPYTQPPIASITDSCLQIIGLGSSAERKVIYDM, encoded by the exons ATGGTCTCCTCCACTTCCGGAGGAGGAGCaggcctcctctcgccgccggcggtagTGCTGGCGGTGGCAGTTGtgctgtcggcggcggcggcggcggcacaggcGCTGGCGGCGCCGTGCTACCTGCGCGTGTTCAGCTTCGGGGACTCGCTGGCGGACACGGGCAACGTCGCTTTCCTCTCCGGCAACGA CTCGCAGCTGTGGCCACCCTACGGCGAGACCTTCTTCCACCGCGCCACCGGCCGGTGCTCCGACGGCCGCCTCATCATCGACTTCATCG CTGAAGCAATGGGGCTGCCGTTCCTGCGGCCGTACTGGGGAGGGCAGACCGCGGAGGACTTCGCCAGCGGGGCCAACTTCGCGGTGGGCGGCGCCACGGCGCTCGGCCCGGACTTCTTCCGGGAGAGAGGGGTGCCCACGGACGACGGTGTCGTGCACCTCGAGATGGAGATGGGGTGGTTCCGCGATCTGCTCGACATGCTCTGCGCCGGCGACATGGACG GTTGCAAGGGCATGATGAATCAATCTCTCTTTTTGGTCGGAGAAATCGGAGGCAATGATTACAACTATCCTCTTATGAGCGGCGTGCCCATTGAAAAGATTCGCAGCTTCACTCCTAGTGTTATTGCCAAAATTTCTTCTACAATCACC GAATTGATCGGACTTGGAGCCAAGACACTAGTTGTTCCTGGTAACCTCCCAATTGGATGTATTCCAACATACCTCATGCAATTTGAGAGTGATAAGAAGGAAGATTATGAGCCAGAGATAGGTTGTCTTAGGTGGATGAATGAGTTCTCgcaataccacaacaaacttcttatagatgaattggaaaACTTGCGCAAGCTTCACCCCGATGTGGCCATCATCTATACTGATTACTATGGAGCTGCCATGGAAATTTTTCTTTCCCCTGAACAATTTG GAATTGAGGATCCTTTGGTCGCTTGCTGTGGTGGAGGAGGACCTTATGGTGTATCTGCATCTGCAGGCTGTGGATATGGTGAATACAAAGTGTGTGATGACCCATCAAAGTATGCATCGTGGGATGGCTTTCATCCATCAGAAGCTGCATACAAGGGCATTGCAATTGGCCTGCTACAGGGCCCATACACTCAACCTCCAATCGCTAGCATCACCGATTCTTGTCTACAGATCATTGGCCTCGGTTCTTCTGCTGAACGCAAGGTCATCTATGACATGTAG